A section of the Rummeliibacillus pycnus genome encodes:
- the nadC gene encoding carboxylating nicotinate-nucleotide diphosphorylase, whose protein sequence is MNQLKLESMLKRFFIEDIGDGDLSGERLFPKNTIGIFSFYAKEAGIFCGEDIITTGFSLLSNAVKCNLLKHDGDSLNKGDLIAEIEGPMQTLLAGERVILNLLQRMSGIATATRQAVNQTIHSTTRICDTRKTTPGLRMLEKYAVRIGGAFNHRNGLYDCVMLKDNHIAFAGSITSAINTVRSQIGHTIKIEIEIETKDQLIEAIEAGVDIIMFDNRTPEEIKEWLPLVPQHITTEVSGGIQYNQIKDYAATGVDWISLGALTHSVKALDISALVQWKGATQNAH, encoded by the coding sequence ATGAATCAACTAAAACTCGAATCCATGCTTAAAAGATTTTTTATAGAAGATATCGGTGATGGCGATCTATCAGGAGAACGTCTATTTCCAAAAAACACAATAGGAATTTTCTCATTTTATGCAAAAGAAGCAGGAATTTTCTGTGGGGAAGATATTATTACAACTGGATTTTCTTTATTAAGTAATGCGGTGAAATGCAATCTGTTAAAACACGATGGAGACTCCTTAAACAAAGGCGATCTCATCGCAGAAATTGAGGGACCTATGCAAACACTACTTGCTGGAGAACGAGTTATCCTAAATTTGTTACAACGTATGTCTGGCATTGCTACTGCTACCAGACAAGCTGTTAATCAGACAATTCACTCTACGACGAGAATTTGTGATACACGTAAAACAACACCAGGTTTAAGAATGCTAGAAAAATATGCTGTACGCATAGGGGGTGCATTTAACCATCGAAATGGACTTTATGATTGTGTAATGTTAAAAGATAACCATATTGCATTTGCAGGAAGTATAACAAGTGCGATCAATACAGTACGGTCGCAAATCGGACATACCATTAAGATTGAAATTGAAATTGAAACAAAAGATCAATTGATTGAGGCAATCGAAGCAGGAGTTGACATTATAATGTTTGATAATCGAACTCCTGAAGAAATTAAAGAATGGCTTCCACTCGTACCACAACATATTACAACAGAAGTATCTGGTGGTATTCAATATAACCAAATTAAAGACTATGCAGCAACTGGAGTTGACTGGATTTCACTTGGCGCTTTAACACACTCCGTTAAAGCGCTTGATATAAGTGCACTCGTACAATGGAAAGGAGCTACTCAAAATGCCCACTAA
- the nadA gene encoding quinolinate synthase NadA, translated as MPTNLTLFEKMSQLPPHYYTLTKEEMESRVWEIKKQLGKKLFIPGHHYQRDEVIQFADATGDSLQLAQICANNADAKHIIFCGVHFMAETADMLTEDKQIVYLPDMRAGCSMADMANIHQTEIAWESLQKLFGDTIIPLTYVNSTAAIKAFTGRNGGACVTSSNAKTMVSWAFTQKKRLLFLPDQHLGRNTAFDLGVPLEQMAIWDPMREELIFDGTLEDICVILWKGHCSVHEGFSTYNIKQIRDEHPDMRIIVHPECSHEVVSRADDNGSTKYIIDTIKASPSGSSWAIGTEMNLVSRIIRQYPDKNIISLNPNMCPCMTMNRIDLPHLLWSLELIIEGKEGNIIHVDPKTTTDAKLALQRMLEHVQ; from the coding sequence ATGCCCACTAACCTTACATTATTTGAAAAAATGTCCCAGTTGCCTCCACATTATTACACGCTTACAAAAGAAGAGATGGAATCACGTGTATGGGAGATTAAAAAACAACTAGGTAAGAAACTTTTCATACCAGGCCATCATTATCAGCGCGATGAAGTTATTCAGTTTGCTGATGCTACTGGAGATTCTCTTCAACTTGCTCAAATCTGTGCTAATAATGCGGATGCAAAACATATCATATTTTGTGGCGTACATTTTATGGCTGAAACAGCAGATATGCTTACAGAAGATAAACAAATAGTTTATTTACCTGATATGCGTGCAGGATGTTCAATGGCAGACATGGCGAATATCCATCAAACTGAAATAGCATGGGAGTCACTTCAAAAGCTTTTTGGTGATACTATTATTCCACTAACCTATGTAAACTCAACAGCAGCTATTAAAGCTTTTACAGGTCGGAATGGTGGGGCGTGCGTTACTTCATCCAATGCGAAAACAATGGTAAGTTGGGCATTTACACAAAAAAAACGATTACTCTTTTTGCCAGACCAACATCTAGGTCGAAATACAGCCTTTGACTTGGGAGTTCCATTAGAACAAATGGCTATTTGGGATCCTATGAGGGAAGAATTGATTTTTGACGGGACATTAGAAGATATCTGCGTAATATTGTGGAAAGGGCATTGTTCAGTACATGAAGGTTTTTCCACTTATAATATCAAACAAATACGAGATGAACATCCTGACATGCGTATTATCGTACATCCTGAATGTAGCCATGAAGTTGTCTCTAGAGCTGATGACAATGGCTCTACTAAATATATTATCGATACGATTAAAGCCTCTCCTTCTGGTTCCTCTTGGGCAATTGGTACAGAAATGAATCTTGTTAGTCGAATTATTCGTCAGTATCCTGACAAAAATATTATCTCATTGAATCCAAATATGTGCCCTTGTATGACAATGAATAGAATTGACTTACCGCACCTTCTATGGTCCTTAGAACTGATTATAGAAGGCAAGGAAGGTAATATTATTCACGTTGATCCGAAGACTACTACAGATGCTAAATTGGCATTACAACGAATGTTAGAACATGTTCAATAG
- the spoVG gene encoding septation regulator SpoVG: MEVTDVRLRRVETDGRMRAIASITLDNEFVVHDIRVIDGNTGLFVAMPSKRTPDGEFRDIAHPINSGTRSKIQESVLAAYADSKEEVVEILEEQR; the protein is encoded by the coding sequence ATGGAAGTAACAGATGTGAGACTTCGCCGTGTAGAGACTGATGGCCGTATGCGTGCCATTGCTTCCATCACACTGGACAACGAGTTCGTCGTGCATGATATCCGTGTTATTGATGGAAATACTGGCTTGTTTGTAGCAATGCCAAGTAAAAGAACGCCAGATGGTGAGTTCCGTGATATTGCGCATCCAATAAACTCGGGCACACGATCAAAGATTCAAGAATCTGTATTAGCTGCATATGCTGATTCAAAGGAAGAAGTAGTAGAAATATTGGAAGAACAACGATAA
- a CDS encoding RidA family protein has product MNEVATKNAPAAIGPYVQGMIVNNLFYSSGQIPLTPTGEFVDGDITEQTNQVFENLKAVLAEAGSSLDKVVKTTVFIANMEDFAEMNEEYARHFGTHKPARTTVEVARLPKDAKVEIEVIALV; this is encoded by the coding sequence ATGAATGAAGTAGCAACAAAAAATGCACCAGCAGCAATTGGACCTTACGTTCAAGGCATGATTGTTAACAATCTATTTTATAGTTCAGGACAAATCCCTTTAACACCAACAGGCGAGTTTGTAGATGGAGATATCACAGAACAAACAAACCAAGTTTTTGAAAATCTTAAAGCAGTTCTAGCAGAAGCAGGTTCATCATTGGACAAAGTTGTAAAAACAACTGTCTTTATTGCTAACATGGAAGATTTTGCAGAAATGAATGAAGAATATGCTAGACACTTTGGTACGCATAAACCAGCTCGTACAACAGTTGAAGTTGCAAGATTACCAAAGGATGCAAAAGTAGAGATCGAAGTTATTGCATTAGTTTAA
- the purR gene encoding pur operon repressor, with protein sequence MKWKRSERLVDMTHYLMEHPQQLVPLTFFAELYQSAKSSISEDLSIVKDTFEERGIGLLVTVPGAAGGVKYIPKVPDATVKEVIQELIKELSHSDRLLPGGYLFMTDLLGNPELINRVGKVFASAFCDQEIDVIMTVATKGISIAHAIARHLNVPVVVVRRDNKVTEGSTVSINYVSGSSRRIQTMVLSKRSMKSGQRVLITDDFMKVGGTMNGMKNLLEEFDCTLAGIAVLVEAEHPDERLVDDYYSLVKLKEVNEKDRTIALCEGNYFEKGGNK encoded by the coding sequence ATGAAATGGAAGCGTAGCGAGCGCCTAGTTGATATGACGCATTATTTAATGGAGCATCCACAGCAGTTAGTCCCCCTTACATTTTTCGCAGAATTGTATCAATCTGCAAAATCTTCAATAAGTGAAGACTTGTCGATTGTTAAAGATACATTTGAGGAAAGAGGGATTGGTTTATTAGTGACAGTCCCAGGAGCTGCAGGGGGTGTTAAATATATTCCCAAAGTGCCAGATGCAACTGTAAAAGAAGTAATACAAGAGTTGATAAAAGAATTAAGTCATTCCGATCGTTTGTTACCTGGCGGATATTTATTTATGACTGATTTATTGGGGAATCCCGAATTAATAAATCGTGTAGGAAAAGTATTTGCCTCTGCTTTTTGCGATCAAGAAATAGATGTCATCATGACAGTAGCAACAAAAGGAATTTCAATCGCACATGCGATTGCTAGACATTTAAATGTGCCAGTTGTTGTTGTACGTCGTGACAATAAAGTAACTGAAGGCTCAACTGTAAGTATTAATTATGTTTCTGGCTCTTCACGTCGTATTCAAACGATGGTCTTATCAAAACGTAGTATGAAAAGTGGCCAACGTGTACTGATTACCGATGACTTTATGAAGGTCGGGGGTACAATGAATGGAATGAAAAACTTATTGGAAGAGTTCGATTGTACTTTAGCAGGTATTGCTGTATTAGTAGAAGCTGAACATCCCGATGAGCGTTTAGTGGACGATTATTATTCATTAGTAAAATTAAAAGAAGTAAATGAAAAAGATCGTACCATTGCTTTATGCGAAGGAAACTATTTTGAGAAGGGTGGAAATAAGTAA
- the ispE gene encoding 4-(cytidine 5'-diphospho)-2-C-methyl-D-erythritol kinase: MLYVKAPAKINLTLDVLYKRPDGYHEVEMVMTTVDLADRVGLKIRNDGQILIHSSSNFVPDDQRNLAYQAAKLLQDTYSVQKGVSITIDKQIPVAAGLAGGSSDAAATLKGLNTLWNLNLSIDKLAELGAKIGSDVSFCVYGGTAIARGRGEKIEHIATPPSCWVVLAKPTIGVSTAAVYGGLNIEEVKHPNTLQMRQAIEDKDYTLLCSTIGNVLESVTLKLHPEVAVIKEQMSRFGADAVLMSGSGPTVFGLVQNKARVSRIVNGLRGFCDEVYAVRLLGERDILA, encoded by the coding sequence ATGCTTTATGTTAAAGCACCTGCCAAAATAAATTTGACGCTTGATGTATTATATAAACGACCGGATGGTTATCATGAAGTTGAAATGGTGATGACGACAGTTGATTTAGCGGATCGTGTGGGTTTAAAAATTCGTAATGATGGACAAATTCTAATCCATTCGAGCAGTAATTTTGTTCCTGATGATCAAAGAAATCTAGCATATCAAGCTGCAAAATTATTGCAAGATACATATAGCGTTCAAAAAGGTGTATCTATTACTATTGATAAGCAAATTCCTGTAGCTGCTGGTTTAGCTGGTGGCAGCAGTGATGCAGCAGCAACATTAAAAGGTCTAAATACATTATGGAATCTCAATCTATCAATTGATAAATTAGCTGAGCTAGGAGCTAAAATTGGTTCAGATGTTTCGTTTTGTGTTTACGGTGGAACGGCAATTGCTAGAGGAAGAGGCGAAAAAATTGAGCATATTGCTACGCCACCCAGCTGTTGGGTGGTTTTGGCAAAACCAACAATTGGTGTTTCAACAGCAGCAGTTTATGGTGGTTTGAATATTGAGGAAGTAAAACATCCAAATACATTGCAAATGAGACAAGCCATTGAAGACAAAGATTATACTCTATTATGCAGTACTATTGGTAATGTATTAGAGAGTGTGACACTAAAGTTACACCCAGAAGTAGCAGTAATTAAAGAACAAATGAGCCGCTTTGGAGCAGATGCTGTATTAATGAGTGGAAGTGGTCCAACGGTATTTGGCCTTGTACAAAACAAGGCACGTGTTAGTCGCATTGTAAATGGCCTTAGAGGTTTTTGTGATGAAGTATATGCTGTACGCTTGTTAGGTGAAAGAGATATTCTTGCTTAA
- a CDS encoding small, acid-soluble spore protein, alpha/beta type: MARKSIMSDRLKVEIAKELGFYDTVEREGWGGIKARDAGNMVKKAIEMAERQQAMQDSQK; encoded by the coding sequence ATGGCGAGAAAGTCAATTATGTCTGATCGTTTGAAAGTAGAAATCGCAAAAGAATTAGGCTTTTACGATACTGTAGAACGCGAGGGCTGGGGCGGGATCAAAGCACGAGATGCCGGGAACATGGTGAAAAAAGCAATTGAAATGGCAGAGCGCCAACAAGCAATGCAAGATAGCCAAAAATAG
- the veg gene encoding biofilm formation stimulator Veg, with protein sequence MPKTLADIKKSLDCHLGRRLQLRANGGRKKTIERAGILRETYRAVFVVDLDQDENAFERVSYSYTDILTEAVEITFDDEATKVAAAK encoded by the coding sequence ATGCCAAAAACTTTAGCCGACATTAAAAAGTCGTTAGATTGTCATTTGGGTAGACGTTTGCAATTAAGAGCAAACGGTGGTCGCAAGAAAACGATTGAGCGAGCTGGAATACTACGTGAAACGTATCGCGCAGTATTTGTAGTTGATCTTGATCAAGACGAAAACGCCTTTGAGCGTGTGTCTTACAGCTACACAGATATTTTAACAGAAGCAGTAGAGATTACATTTGACGACGAGGCAACTAAAGTTGCTGCAGCCAAATAA
- the rsmA gene encoding 16S rRNA (adenine(1518)-N(6)/adenine(1519)-N(6))-dimethyltransferase RsmA: protein MHKDIATPLRTQEILKKYGFSFKKSLGQNFLIDPNILRNIVSYADLTNDSAAIEVGPGIGALTEHLAREAGKVVSFEIDQRLLPVLEDTLSPYNNVKIVHSDVLKADVANIIKEELANYKDIMVVANLPYYVTTPILLKLLMENLPIRGMVVMMQKEVADRISAVPGTKSYGSLSIAVQYYMKAEVVMTVPKTVFMPQPNVDSAVLRLTRHAEPPVKVIDESFLFEVTRSSFAQRRKTILNNLQSQLPHGKEKKEQILLALAEANIEPTRRGETLSIIEFGQLADTLYPYFKK, encoded by the coding sequence ATGCATAAAGATATTGCAACACCTTTACGCACCCAAGAAATATTAAAAAAATACGGTTTTTCATTTAAAAAAAGTTTAGGACAAAACTTTTTAATTGATCCTAATATCTTACGTAACATCGTTAGTTATGCAGATTTAACAAATGACAGCGCAGCTATCGAAGTTGGCCCTGGTATTGGTGCATTGACGGAACATTTAGCACGGGAGGCAGGTAAAGTCGTTTCTTTTGAGATTGATCAACGATTATTACCAGTTTTAGAGGATACTTTAAGTCCTTATAACAATGTGAAAATTGTACATTCTGATGTTCTAAAGGCAGATGTAGCGAATATTATAAAAGAGGAATTAGCAAATTATAAAGATATAATGGTTGTAGCAAACTTACCATATTATGTGACTACACCAATTTTATTAAAGTTACTGATGGAAAATCTACCGATACGTGGGATGGTTGTTATGATGCAAAAGGAAGTAGCAGATCGTATTTCGGCTGTACCAGGCACCAAATCTTATGGCTCTTTGTCCATCGCAGTACAATACTACATGAAAGCGGAAGTAGTGATGACAGTACCTAAAACAGTATTTATGCCACAGCCAAATGTTGACTCCGCTGTTTTACGCTTAACACGTCATGCAGAGCCTCCTGTGAAAGTAATTGATGAGTCATTTTTATTTGAAGTAACTCGTAGTTCTTTTGCACAGCGACGTAAAACAATATTAAACAATTTACAGTCACAATTGCCACACGGTAAAGAGAAGAAAGAACAAATCTTATTAGCATTAGCTGAAGCGAATATTGAACCAACGCGAAGAGGCGAAACATTATCTATTATAGAATTCGGGCAATTAGCAGACACTTTATATCCATATTTCAAAAAATAA
- the rnmV gene encoding ribonuclease M5, whose protein sequence is MDIKEIIVVEGKDDTTAIKRAVNADTIETNGSAISEETLRNIQHAQDVRGVIVFTDPDYPGRRIRAIIEARVPGVKHAFLPKKKTIAKNGKGLGIEHAKDEDIRYALSKVYTPQELGQELACAITLDDLIAAKLLSHPNAKKRRERLGELLNIGPTNGKQLVKRLEMFQITEEQFGKAIAQMNQEEKHA, encoded by the coding sequence GTGGATATAAAAGAAATTATTGTTGTCGAAGGAAAAGATGATACGACAGCTATTAAACGTGCTGTTAATGCAGATACAATTGAAACAAATGGTTCAGCCATTTCAGAAGAAACTTTGCGTAATATTCAACATGCTCAAGATGTGAGAGGTGTTATTGTATTTACAGATCCTGATTATCCTGGGCGCCGTATTCGCGCTATTATAGAAGCACGTGTACCTGGAGTGAAGCACGCTTTTTTACCGAAGAAAAAAACAATCGCTAAAAACGGTAAAGGGTTAGGAATTGAGCATGCAAAAGATGAAGATATCCGTTATGCACTATCAAAAGTCTATACACCACAAGAACTTGGACAAGAATTAGCATGTGCGATTACTTTAGATGATTTAATTGCAGCAAAATTATTATCTCATCCTAATGCAAAAAAACGTCGCGAACGATTAGGTGAGCTTTTGAATATTGGACCCACAAACGGTAAGCAACTCGTTAAAAGATTAGAAATGTTTCAAATTACAGAAGAACAATTTGGCAAAGCCATTGCGCAAATGAATCAGGAGGAAAAACATGCATAA
- a CDS encoding 3D domain-containing protein, translating to MSNNSMQKLFLKSLRNQQMTPSIMFFVLAFAVVVATLFGATFTTVNAKTNGTQQEKQLTKNKVSKLYANNFANPPSLNTNNSYEQEKNTYKKPAGATSTTVADFLKQPTVESGENSELLDNENTQNANDTPTSDVRVEKVIDVVEDSHVSANRNSNKEITQVSQARQYHTTGKLNMRKGPGTKYKLIKTIPKGKNVTYRGRKGSWYKVSYSGKTGYVSKKYLKSGTIKKVSISNQSMYVTSTAYTAYCNGCSGKTKIGIDLRKNPYKKVIAVDPRVIPLRKMVYVNGYGLAIAGDTGSAIKGRKIDVFMPTKKQAYNWGRRTVKVTVQN from the coding sequence ATGTCAAATAATTCCATGCAAAAACTGTTCTTAAAATCATTGAGGAATCAACAAATGACACCTAGTATTATGTTTTTTGTGCTAGCATTTGCTGTTGTAGTAGCTACTCTATTTGGTGCTACATTTACTACCGTCAATGCGAAGACAAACGGTACACAACAAGAAAAACAATTGACAAAAAATAAAGTTAGTAAATTATATGCTAACAACTTTGCAAACCCACCCTCATTGAATACGAATAATTCGTATGAACAGGAAAAAAATACTTATAAGAAACCCGCAGGAGCAACTTCGACTACGGTCGCTGACTTTTTAAAGCAACCCACAGTTGAGTCAGGAGAAAATAGCGAACTTCTAGATAATGAGAATACGCAAAATGCAAATGACACTCCCACATCTGACGTTCGAGTAGAAAAGGTCATCGATGTAGTGGAAGACTCACATGTTTCTGCTAATAGAAACTCTAACAAAGAAATTACACAAGTAAGTCAGGCAAGACAATACCATACAACTGGTAAACTAAATATGCGTAAAGGTCCAGGAACAAAGTATAAACTTATTAAAACAATTCCTAAAGGCAAAAATGTTACGTATAGAGGCCGAAAAGGATCATGGTATAAGGTATCCTATAGTGGTAAAACAGGTTATGTATCAAAAAAATATTTAAAATCAGGTACAATTAAAAAAGTATCCATTTCTAATCAATCAATGTATGTAACATCAACTGCATATACAGCATATTGTAATGGTTGTTCAGGTAAGACGAAAATCGGCATAGATTTACGTAAAAATCCTTATAAAAAGGTGATAGCTGTTGATCCAAGAGTAATTCCTTTGCGTAAGATGGTATATGTAAACGGTTATGGCTTAGCAATTGCTGGGGATACAGGTAGTGCAATTAAAGGACGTAAAATTGATGTTTTTATGCCTACAAAAAAGCAAGCCTATAACTGGGGAAGAAGAACAGTTAAAGTTACAGTTCAAAATTAA
- a CDS encoding TatD family hydrolase, with translation MFIDTHVHLNAEQYEDDLSEVINRALAADVKEMVVVGFDQQTIIRAMELIEEYDFLYAAIGWHPVDAIDCTEEDLQWIEKLAAHPKVVAIGETGLDYHWDKSPKDVQQELLRKQVQLAKRVNLPIVIHNREATEDCVRILREEHAEEVGGVMHCFSGSVETAKICIKMNFMISLGGPITFKNAKKPKEVATAIPLQYLMIETDAPYLAPHPNRGKRNEPSLVPLVAEEIARLKGLPVEEVARKTTENAHRFFKIKA, from the coding sequence ATGTTTATAGATACGCATGTACATTTGAATGCTGAACAATATGAAGATGATTTGTCCGAAGTAATCAATCGTGCTTTAGCTGCAGATGTAAAAGAGATGGTCGTAGTTGGATTTGATCAACAAACTATTATCCGTGCGATGGAGTTAATTGAGGAATATGATTTTCTATATGCTGCAATTGGTTGGCACCCTGTTGATGCAATAGATTGCACAGAGGAAGATTTACAATGGATTGAAAAGTTAGCAGCCCACCCAAAAGTTGTTGCAATTGGTGAGACGGGGTTAGATTATCATTGGGACAAATCACCTAAAGATGTCCAACAAGAATTATTGCGTAAACAAGTTCAACTAGCAAAACGAGTAAATTTACCAATAGTCATTCATAATCGCGAGGCAACTGAAGATTGTGTGCGTATCTTACGAGAGGAACATGCCGAAGAAGTCGGCGGTGTGATGCATTGTTTTAGTGGAAGTGTTGAAACCGCTAAAATTTGTATTAAGATGAATTTTATGATTAGTCTAGGAGGCCCTATTACATTTAAAAATGCCAAAAAACCTAAAGAAGTAGCAACGGCAATTCCTTTACAATATTTGATGATTGAAACAGATGCTCCGTACCTTGCACCACATCCGAATCGTGGCAAGAGAAACGAGCCTTCGTTAGTACCATTAGTCGCTGAGGAAATCGCACGATTAAAAGGTTTACCAGTTGAAGAAGTTGCGCGAAAAACAACCGAAAATGCGCATCGCTTTTTCAAAATTAAAGCTTAA
- the metG gene encoding methionine--tRNA ligase, producing the protein MTNEKKTFYITTPIYYPSGKFHIGTAYTTVAADTMARYKRLRGYDVRFQTGMDEHGQKIQEKAEEANKNPKQYVDEIAAAAKKLWKLMDISYDDFIQTTEERHTVTVEKIFKKFLDNGDIYKGEYEGWYCTPCESFFTDTQLDNGNCPDCGRPVHRVKEESYFFNMKKYADRLLQYYEENSEFIEPESRKNEMINNFIKPGLEDLSVSRTSFDWGIRVPGDPKHVIYVWVDALTNYITTLGYDTENDGDFKKYWPADVHVVGKDIVRFHTIYWPIFLMALDLPLPKKVFAHGFIMMKDGKMSKSKGNVVYPEMLIERYGLDATRYFLLRELPFGQDGVFSPESFVERTNFDLANDLGNLLNRTVSMMNKYFDGIVPTEGLEPTEFDAALSAQAKETQAKYEADMEKMQFSVVLADVWALVSRTNKYIDETQPWVLAKDESLKAQLATVMYNLAENLRRVAVMIQPFMTHAPKEIVHQLGLSEDLLAWDSLNIENVIPAGTKVINKGVPIFPRLDAEEEVTYIRDQMHGSVKTVEQPKKVEKKVAADQDDVQEITIDDFMKIDLRVATVTACDKVPKADKLLKLQVDLGYEKRQVVSGIAEYYTSDELKGRKVIVVANLKPVKLRGELSQGMILAGSKDGILTLATVDEKLENGAKVK; encoded by the coding sequence GTGACGAATGAAAAGAAAACATTCTATATTACAACACCAATTTACTACCCAAGTGGTAAATTTCACATTGGTACAGCCTACACAACTGTAGCTGCAGACACAATGGCACGTTACAAACGATTACGAGGTTATGATGTTCGATTCCAAACAGGTATGGATGAACATGGCCAAAAAATCCAAGAGAAAGCGGAAGAAGCAAATAAAAATCCAAAACAATATGTCGATGAAATTGCAGCTGCTGCAAAGAAACTCTGGAAGCTAATGGACATCTCATATGATGACTTTATCCAAACAACAGAAGAACGCCATACTGTAACGGTAGAGAAAATTTTCAAAAAATTCTTAGATAACGGCGACATTTATAAAGGAGAATACGAGGGTTGGTATTGTACTCCGTGTGAGTCTTTCTTTACTGATACACAATTAGATAACGGCAACTGTCCTGATTGTGGACGTCCTGTTCATCGTGTAAAAGAAGAATCTTACTTCTTTAATATGAAGAAATACGCAGATCGCCTTTTACAATATTATGAGGAAAATTCGGAATTCATCGAACCAGAATCTCGCAAGAACGAAATGATTAATAATTTCATTAAACCTGGTCTTGAAGATCTTTCTGTTTCACGTACTTCATTTGATTGGGGAATACGTGTTCCTGGAGATCCAAAGCATGTCATTTACGTATGGGTGGACGCGTTAACAAACTATATAACAACATTGGGCTATGATACAGAAAACGACGGAGATTTCAAAAAGTATTGGCCTGCAGATGTACATGTAGTTGGAAAAGATATTGTACGTTTCCATACAATCTACTGGCCAATCTTCTTGATGGCTTTAGATTTGCCACTTCCTAAAAAAGTATTCGCACATGGCTTCATCATGATGAAAGATGGGAAAATGTCGAAATCTAAAGGAAACGTCGTTTACCCTGAAATGTTAATAGAACGTTATGGTTTAGATGCAACAAGATATTTCTTATTACGTGAATTGCCATTTGGTCAAGATGGTGTATTCTCGCCAGAATCATTTGTCGAACGTACTAATTTTGATCTTGCTAATGATCTTGGTAACCTATTAAACCGTACTGTCTCTATGATGAATAAGTATTTTGATGGCATTGTTCCAACTGAAGGATTAGAACCTACAGAATTTGATGCTGCTCTAAGCGCACAAGCTAAAGAAACACAAGCGAAATATGAAGCTGATATGGAAAAAATGCAATTTAGTGTTGTTTTAGCAGATGTATGGGCATTAGTATCACGAACAAATAAATATATTGATGAAACACAACCATGGGTACTTGCAAAAGATGAATCCCTTAAAGCACAACTTGCAACTGTAATGTATAATTTAGCAGAAAATTTACGCCGTGTAGCAGTCATGATTCAACCATTCATGACACACGCACCGAAGGAAATTGTCCATCAACTTGGGTTATCAGAAGATTTACTTGCTTGGGATTCCTTAAATATAGAAAATGTAATACCTGCAGGAACAAAGGTTATTAACAAAGGAGTACCTATTTTCCCTCGTTTAGACGCTGAGGAAGAGGTTACTTACATTCGAGATCAAATGCATGGATCCGTAAAAACTGTCGAGCAACCAAAAAAAGTCGAGAAAAAGGTAGCAGCAGATCAAGATGATGTACAGGAAATTACAATTGATGACTTCATGAAAATTGATTTACGAGTAGCAACAGTTACAGCTTGTGACAAAGTTCCAAAAGCCGATAAATTATTAAAGCTTCAGGTAGATTTAGGTTATGAAAAACGTCAAGTTGTGTCTGGTATTGCAGAATATTACACATCAGATGAATTAAAAGGTAGAAAAGTGATTGTTGTAGCAAACTTAAAGCCAGTAAAACTTCGTGGTGAACTTTCTCAAGGAATGATATTAGCTGGTAGTAAAGATGGCATTTTAACTTTAGCAACAGTAGATGAGAAATTAGAAAATGGAGCCAAAGTTAAATAA
- a CDS encoding AbrB/MazE/SpoVT family DNA-binding domain-containing protein codes for MKSTGIVRKVDELGRVVIPIELRRTLGIAEKDALEIYVDDDKIILKKYMPNMTCAVTGEVSDDNFRLAGGNLILSPEGAQILMKEIQAKLNK; via the coding sequence ATGAAATCTACTGGTATTGTACGTAAAGTTGATGAACTTGGTCGCGTGGTAATTCCAATTGAACTTCGCCGTACTTTAGGTATCGCAGAAAAAGATGCTTTAGAAATTTATGTGGATGATGATAAAATCATCTTAAAAAAATATATGCCAAATATGACTTGTGCTGTAACTGGTGAAGTATCAGATGATAACTTCCGTTTAGCTGGCGGTAACTTAATCCTAAGCCCAGAAGGTGCACAAATCCTTATGAAAGAAATCCAAGCAAAATTAAATAAATAA